The Candidatus Methylomirabilis lanthanidiphila genome segment TGGTTGGCCAGCAGGCCGATCACCGGCCGCTCCTGCGGCGGGAGCGCGACCAGTTGCCGAAGGATGGCCGTCAGTCTGGCCTTGCGGCCGAGGTACTGTACGCGCGCCTGTTCGAGTTGGGCCGGGTCCGCGCTCTGGTCAATCTGATCGAGCGCCGACGCCTTCAGGTCGTCCAGTTCCTGTCGCAACGCCTCCACATCTCCCCCACAACAACAAGCCCCGACATGGGTCGGGGCAAGTCTCGATCAACCATGTCACGATCCTCAGGCCGCCAACTGCTCCCGGGCGGTCTCCGCCAACTTGGTGAACGCCGACGGATCCTGGATGGCCAGATCAGCCATGGTCTTCCGGTCTATCGTCACACCGGCCTTCTTGAGGCCGCCCATCATCGCGCTATACGACAACCCGGCCAAGCGGGCCGCCGCATTGATCCGTATAATCCACAGACTGCGGAAATCCCGCTTACGGGCCTTCCGGTCGCGATAGGCGTACCGCTTCGCCCGATCGACCGCTTCCTGCGCGCTCCTGTAGGCCTTACTGCGTTTTCCAAAATATCCTTCTGCCTCTTTCAGAACCCGGTTTCTGCGACGTCTCGTCTTAAATCCACCTTTTGCGCGTGGCATCCCATCCTCCAGTAATACAGCGTTCAGCCTTCAGCTCTCAGCGATCAGCAAGACCATGAGGCGGGGCTTGCGATTCCCGGGAGCTAAACGCCGATAGCTATACATGCCGACATAAGTCTCGGACAGTTTGTCGTTCCTGGCTTGACCCGGAATCCAGTACCTTTCTGGATTCCCGCTTTCGCGGTAATGACGGCTATTGTTGCGGTTCATGACGCTACATATAATTGCCGCGCACTAGCCAATCTTTATTGTTACAAGTACGGGATCAATCGCTCCATCCGGGCCGTATCCGCCTTGGACACCAGACCCGGCTGACGCAGATTTCGTTTTCGCTTCCTCGATTTTCCGGTCAGCAAGTGGCTCTTGGACGCTTTGTAGCGCCTGATCTTGCCGGTTCCCGTTACCTTGAACCGCTTGGCTGCTCCTTTGAGTGTCTTGATCTTCGGCACCGTCACTCCTCCCTATCCATGCTTGGGGGTAAGGATCATCACCATGTTCCGGCCCTCCTGCCTGGGGTACTGCTCGATCGCAGCGACCTCCTTGAGCGTCTCTGCGAGACGGTCCAACTGAGCCTTCCCCCGCTCGATATGCACCATCTCCCGGCCTCGGAACATCAAGGTTACCTTGGTCTTATTCCCCTCCTTCAAGAAGCGTTCGGCATGCTTGGCCTTGAACTGAAAATCATGTTCATCGGTCTTCG includes the following:
- a CDS encoding 50S ribosomal protein L20 — its product is MPRAKGGFKTRRRRNRVLKEAEGYFGKRSKAYRSAQEAVDRAKRYAYRDRKARKRDFRSLWIIRINAAARLAGLSYSAMMGGLKKAGVTIDRKTMADLAIQDPSAFTKLAETAREQLAA
- a CDS encoding 50S ribosomal protein L35, yielding MPKIKTLKGAAKRFKVTGTGKIRRYKASKSHLLTGKSRKRKRNLRQPGLVSKADTARMERLIPYL